A portion of the Sphingobacterium spiritivorum genome contains these proteins:
- a CDS encoding ATP-dependent DNA ligase produces the protein MKDFVELFEALDSTTRTNEKIEAIHHYLINARQEDQLFGIALLMGNKPKRPVKTSLLKVWAAELADIPLWLLDESYYIVGDLAESLALVLPASNTETTFELHTIYQQLINLYGQPENVQKEVILGYWTQLSGTALFLFNKFLTGNFRVGVSKKIVGKALARYLEMEEAVVEHRLMGKWSPLTEQMDSLFFSDLNEDKHFLPYPFYLAYAIDSSVEELGDLEDWILEPKLDGIRGQLIIRKDELFVWSRGEDLMTEKFPEFHKLKNLLPNGTVIDGEVIPWKEGTPLDFNMMQTRIGRKNLSAKTLADAPLVMVCYDLLEWEGKDLRALPLVERRNLLQHVLDTPGVADVLLLSPALQFSAWEEAASYRVHAREHNAEGLMIKRKSSPYETGRKRGNWWKWKTDPMTIDGVLIYAQSGHGRRANLFTDYTFAVWDGEQLVPFAKAYSGLTDKELISMDNWIKRNTIEKFGPVRSVKAEMVFELAFEGINLSSRHKSGVALRFPRILRWRKDKLAKDANTKQDLLDLIDSLK, from the coding sequence ATTGCTAATGGGTAATAAACCAAAACGTCCTGTCAAGACCAGTTTGTTAAAAGTATGGGCTGCCGAACTGGCCGATATTCCACTGTGGCTTCTGGATGAAAGCTACTACATTGTGGGGGATCTTGCCGAAAGTCTGGCTTTGGTATTACCGGCATCAAATACAGAAACTACATTTGAATTGCATACCATTTATCAGCAATTGATAAACTTGTATGGACAGCCGGAAAATGTACAGAAAGAAGTAATTTTGGGATATTGGACACAATTATCCGGCACAGCACTTTTTCTTTTTAATAAGTTTCTGACCGGAAATTTTCGGGTTGGGGTATCCAAAAAGATTGTGGGAAAGGCGCTCGCCCGTTATCTGGAAATGGAAGAGGCTGTTGTGGAGCACCGGCTTATGGGGAAATGGAGTCCGCTTACTGAGCAGATGGATTCTTTATTTTTCAGTGATCTGAATGAAGATAAGCATTTTCTCCCTTATCCCTTTTATCTGGCCTATGCTATTGATTCTTCGGTAGAAGAGCTGGGTGATCTCGAAGACTGGATATTGGAGCCTAAGCTGGATGGTATCCGCGGACAGCTTATCATCCGAAAGGACGAACTGTTTGTCTGGAGCAGAGGAGAAGATCTGATGACGGAGAAATTTCCGGAATTTCACAAATTGAAGAACCTGCTTCCAAACGGTACGGTGATCGATGGCGAAGTTATTCCATGGAAGGAGGGCACACCCCTTGACTTTAATATGATGCAGACCCGTATAGGACGCAAAAATCTGTCTGCTAAAACATTGGCCGATGCTCCGTTAGTGATGGTGTGCTATGATCTTCTGGAATGGGAAGGGAAGGATCTGAGAGCTCTTCCATTAGTGGAAAGACGTAATCTTCTGCAACATGTGCTGGATACACCCGGTGTTGCTGATGTCCTGTTGCTGTCTCCGGCTTTACAGTTCAGTGCCTGGGAGGAAGCAGCATCTTACAGAGTACATGCAAGGGAACATAATGCGGAGGGACTTATGATCAAGCGCAAGTCAAGTCCCTATGAAACAGGACGGAAAAGAGGGAACTGGTGGAAGTGGAAAACGGACCCTATGACGATAGACGGGGTATTGATTTATGCACAGTCCGGACATGGGCGAAGGGCAAATTTGTTTACCGATTACACCTTTGCTGTTTGGGATGGAGAGCAATTAGTACCTTTTGCGAAAGCATATTCAGGATTGACAGACAAGGAACTTATTAGTATGGATAACTGGATCAAACGGAATACAATTGAAAAATTCGGACCAGTAAGAAGTGTCAAAGCGGAAATGGTCTTTGAGCTGGCATTTGAAGGGATTAATCTCAGCAGCCGGCATAAATCGGGTGTGGCTTTACGGTTTCCCCGGATTCTGCGATGGCGAAAGGATAAATTAGCAAAAGATGCGAATACAAAACAAGATTTGTTGGACTTAATCGATTCGTTGAAATGA
- a CDS encoding ligase-associated DNA damage response DEXH box helicase, giving the protein MNQFADVWFHNQGWKAHGFQQQTWKAIREGNSGLLNAPTGYGKTFAVWFGILDHYYAHHSVAKNKKLHTLWITPLRALSKEIYKAANAVSEELDLDYTIELRTGDTTASVRQRQRKTPPQAMITTPESVHLLLASKDSTAYFKSLEFIVIDEWHELLGSKRGVLVELALSRLKAINPRLKIWGISATIGNLAEAKDILLGIENTGVMVKADIKKKLHIETVLPDSLEKFPWAGHLGIRLLDKVIPIINAHQSTLIFTNTRSQAEIWYQQIILNYPEFAGLLAIHHGSLSDEIRFWVEEALHEGRLKAVVCTSSLDLGVDFRPVDCVVQVGSPKGVARFLQRAGRSGHRPDETSKIYYVPTNSLEIIEGDSLKYAVKEHIVEQRIPYIRSFDVLIQYLMTLAVGDGFDADQIFAEIVQTHCYASVSRSEFDECMAMLIHGGKSLTAYDDFHRLEYLDGLYKVTSRKLAMRHRLSIGAIVSDTMMRVRFMNGKYLGSIEESFISRLKEGEVFWFSGRQLELLHTRGMDVTVKPSTKKKGVVPSWMGGRFSISPDLGDAIRHSFQHIQKRSYQSEEIRFLQPLFKEQKVRSALPVEDELLVEYMETRYGHHLFVYPFEGKLVHEGMSQVIAYRLGKIQPATFSIATNEYGFELVSETKFDITLPLLQKVFSPEHLHSDLSSGINVQEMARRRFRDIAGIAGLVFQGFPGKNVKTKHLQANSGLFFSVFQDYDPHNLLLREAYDEVFDFQLEEGRMQTAFNRISGHRIILTHPEKLTPFAFPVFSESFRERYSNEDWQSRLEKLKMQLTLE; this is encoded by the coding sequence ATGAATCAGTTTGCAGACGTATGGTTTCATAATCAGGGATGGAAGGCTCATGGTTTTCAACAGCAAACCTGGAAAGCTATTCGTGAAGGAAATTCCGGATTGCTAAATGCCCCTACAGGATACGGGAAAACATTTGCTGTATGGTTTGGAATTCTGGATCATTATTATGCGCATCATTCTGTCGCTAAGAATAAGAAATTACATACCCTTTGGATCACGCCTTTACGGGCCTTGTCCAAAGAAATCTATAAAGCTGCAAATGCAGTTTCGGAAGAACTGGATCTGGATTATACTATTGAATTACGTACGGGTGATACCACTGCATCGGTTCGTCAGCGACAACGTAAGACTCCTCCGCAGGCCATGATTACCACACCGGAAAGTGTGCATCTGCTGCTGGCATCCAAAGACAGTACAGCGTATTTCAAATCACTGGAATTTATTGTCATTGATGAATGGCACGAATTGTTAGGCAGCAAGCGTGGGGTGTTGGTAGAGTTGGCTTTAAGCCGGCTTAAGGCCATCAATCCGCGATTGAAGATATGGGGCATTTCCGCTACTATAGGTAATCTGGCAGAGGCAAAGGATATCTTGCTGGGTATAGAAAATACCGGTGTAATGGTCAAAGCAGATATTAAAAAGAAACTTCATATCGAGACTGTTCTGCCGGATTCACTGGAGAAATTTCCGTGGGCCGGACATTTAGGAATCCGGTTACTGGATAAGGTCATTCCAATCATTAACGCACATCAGTCGACCCTGATATTTACCAATACAAGATCTCAGGCTGAAATATGGTATCAGCAGATTATTCTGAACTACCCCGAATTTGCAGGATTACTGGCAATCCATCACGGTTCGCTGAGTGATGAGATTCGGTTTTGGGTAGAAGAAGCACTACATGAAGGCCGATTAAAAGCGGTGGTCTGTACCAGTAGTCTGGATCTGGGAGTAGATTTTCGACCGGTGGATTGTGTGGTGCAGGTAGGTTCTCCAAAAGGAGTAGCGCGTTTTTTACAGCGTGCAGGCCGTTCGGGACACCGGCCGGATGAGACTTCAAAAATCTATTATGTACCTACGAATTCGCTTGAAATTATAGAAGGAGATTCGCTGAAATATGCTGTAAAAGAGCATATAGTCGAACAGCGCATACCTTATATCCGGAGCTTTGATGTGCTGATCCAGTATTTAATGACACTGGCCGTAGGCGATGGATTTGATGCGGATCAGATCTTTGCAGAAATCGTGCAGACACACTGTTATGCATCGGTATCCCGGTCAGAATTTGATGAATGTATGGCGATGCTTATTCACGGGGGTAAATCACTTACAGCTTATGACGATTTTCACCGTCTGGAATATCTTGACGGATTGTATAAAGTTACATCACGTAAACTGGCTATGCGACACCGGCTCAGTATTGGTGCGATTGTATCCGATACCATGATGCGTGTTCGGTTTATGAATGGCAAGTATCTGGGATCCATAGAAGAATCCTTTATCTCCAGACTGAAGGAAGGCGAGGTGTTTTGGTTCTCCGGAAGGCAGCTGGAATTGCTGCATACCAGAGGAATGGATGTGACCGTTAAACCTTCTACAAAAAAGAAAGGAGTAGTACCGTCGTGGATGGGTGGACGCTTTTCCATATCTCCCGATCTGGGAGATGCGATCCGTCATAGTTTTCAGCATATTCAGAAAAGGAGTTATCAAAGTGAAGAGATCCGCTTTTTACAACCTCTTTTTAAGGAACAGAAGGTTCGCTCTGCTTTGCCGGTAGAAGACGAGCTGCTGGTCGAGTATATGGAAACCCGATATGGACACCATTTATTTGTTTATCCTTTTGAAGGCAAACTTGTGCATGAAGGTATGTCTCAGGTCATCGCTTACAGGTTGGGTAAGATTCAGCCTGCGACCTTTAGTATTGCTACAAATGAATACGGATTCGAGCTGGTCTCCGAAACGAAATTTGATATTACCCTTCCTTTATTGCAAAAAGTATTTTCACCCGAGCATCTGCATTCGGATCTGTCAAGCGGAATCAATGTGCAGGAGATGGCCAGACGGCGCTTCAGGGATATCGCAGGGATTGCAGGACTGGTTTTTCAGGGATTTCCCGGTAAGAATGTGAAAACCAAACATCTGCAGGCTAATTCAGGTTTGTTTTTTTCTGTATTTCAGGATTATGATCCTCATAATCTGCTGTTGAGAGAGGCCTATGATGAAGTATTTGATTTTCAGTTGGAGGAAGGACGTATGCAGACTGCTTTCAACCGGATCAGCGGACACCGTATTATATTGACACATCCTGAAAAGCTGACTCCCTTCGCTTTTCCTGTTTTCTCCGAATCTTTCCGCGAACGCTACAGTAATGAAGATTGGCAAAGCCGTTTGGAAAAACTGAAAATGCAGTTAACTTTGGAGTAA
- the pdeM gene encoding ligase-associated DNA damage response endonuclease PdeM, with product MAKKIVLNGLDCFLLPQKVLYIPFYHLLVVSDWHLGKMKHFRKEGLFVPPVEVEEEISRLELLLQELTVERVILLGDLFHSDWNEDWTAFAMFTHRYPKISFLLTRGNHDILVDTHWAEARLQIIPQYILAEGLLFSHEPVTDLPAYMFNIVGHLHPGCVVRGKGRQQFRLPCFHLKNNVLTLPAYGKWTGLHILPKEDNARFFSVIYDEVVEIKEFA from the coding sequence ATGGCAAAGAAGATTGTATTGAATGGATTAGATTGCTTTTTACTACCTCAGAAAGTACTGTATATTCCCTTTTATCATTTGTTGGTCGTGTCAGACTGGCATTTGGGCAAGATGAAACATTTTCGGAAGGAGGGATTATTTGTGCCTCCTGTAGAAGTAGAAGAAGAAATCAGCCGCCTGGAATTGTTATTGCAGGAGCTGACAGTAGAACGGGTAATATTACTGGGAGATTTGTTTCATTCCGACTGGAATGAAGACTGGACAGCATTTGCTATGTTTACACATCGCTATCCGAAAATCAGTTTTTTGCTTACCCGTGGTAATCATGATATTTTGGTAGATACGCACTGGGCTGAAGCGCGTTTACAGATTATTCCACAATATATTCTGGCTGAAGGACTGCTGTTTTCGCACGAACCTGTCACTGATTTGCCGGCTTACATGTTTAATATTGTAGGACACCTGCATCCCGGATGTGTCGTCAGAGGAAAGGGCCGGCAACAGTTCCGGCTTCCATGTTTCCATTTGAAAAATAATGTTCTCACCTTGCCGGCCTATGGCAAATGGACAGGGTTGCATATATTGCCGAAAGAGGATAATGCTCGTTTTTTTTCTGTTATTTATGATGAGGTCGTCGAAATAAAAGAGTTTGCTTAA
- a CDS encoding SPFH domain-containing protein has product MGLLDKIRNEFIDIIEWVDDTKDTIVWKFPRYQNEIKMGAQLTVREGQAAVFMNEGRIADVYYSGRYELSTQNMPIMTTLQGWKYGFNSPFKADIFFVSLRQFVNQKWGTNNPIMLRDAEFGPVRLRAFGNYAFSVKDPGLFIKTISATNPTFTVDDINEQLRNIAVTRGMDAVAESKIPILDLASNYDEVSGLIQQKISPEFEEIGLLLNKFLIENVSLPDEVEKVLDKRSSMGIVGDLGAYAQYQAANAMEKAAENPSSGGLMGAGLGAGLGMGMAGNMAGVFQERKFEGNQPAAQEAGAVPPPLPVQVAYYVAVNNKQEGPFDMTQLKEMIAGGRLTSNMLVWKAGFDNWIAASQTTDLAQLFQQTPPPIPGA; this is encoded by the coding sequence ATGGGATTGTTAGATAAAATCAGAAATGAATTTATAGATATCATCGAGTGGGTGGATGATACCAAAGACACCATTGTCTGGAAATTTCCACGCTATCAGAATGAGATAAAAATGGGTGCACAGCTTACTGTACGCGAAGGTCAGGCTGCTGTATTTATGAATGAGGGACGTATCGCCGATGTGTATTATTCCGGGCGGTATGAACTTTCAACACAGAATATGCCTATTATGACGACTTTACAGGGTTGGAAATATGGTTTCAACAGTCCTTTCAAAGCAGATATTTTTTTTGTGAGTCTGCGACAGTTTGTGAATCAGAAATGGGGAACCAACAATCCTATTATGCTCAGAGATGCCGAATTCGGCCCGGTACGGCTGCGTGCATTTGGTAACTATGCTTTCAGTGTCAAAGATCCCGGCTTGTTTATCAAAACAATTTCTGCAACCAACCCTACATTTACGGTAGATGATATAAATGAACAGCTGCGTAATATTGCGGTTACCCGTGGTATGGATGCTGTAGCTGAATCCAAAATTCCGATTCTTGATCTGGCCTCTAATTATGATGAAGTATCAGGTCTTATTCAACAAAAAATAAGCCCTGAATTTGAAGAAATTGGATTGCTGCTTAATAAATTCTTAATTGAAAATGTCTCCCTTCCGGATGAAGTGGAAAAGGTGCTGGACAAACGCAGCAGTATGGGAATTGTGGGGGATTTGGGAGCATATGCACAGTATCAGGCAGCCAATGCAATGGAAAAAGCTGCTGAGAATCCAAGTAGTGGCGGATTGATGGGAGCCGGACTGGGAGCCGGACTAGGAATGGGAATGGCCGGTAATATGGCCGGAGTATTTCAGGAACGTAAGTTTGAGGGTAATCAGCCTGCTGCTCAGGAAGCAGGGGCAGTTCCGCCACCATTACCTGTGCAAGTTGCTTACTATGTCGCAGTCAACAATAAGCAGGAGGGGCCATTTGATATGACACAGCTCAAAGAGATGATTGCAGGTGGCAGACTGACTTCAAATATGTTGGTTTGGAAAGCCGGATTTGACAATTGGATTGCAGCATCGCAGACGACAGACCTTGCTCAGTTGTTCCAGCAGACTCCTCCTCCGATACCAGGCGCCTAA
- a CDS encoding prephenate dehydrogenase, which yields MNLAIVGIGLIGGSVAIRLKEKGNFSKIIGVDKSESNQKKALQLHLVDEIASLEEAVKNCKVIILTAPVNAILELAPKILDLVTDQVVIDMGSTKENILKLIENHPKRGRYVAAHPMAGTEYSGPEAAIPGLFKDKMMVYVEAFRSDEDAFELADSITEQLEMKTSYMNANEHDVHTAYVSHISHLTSFALALTVLGKEKSQGRIFELAGSGFESTVRLAKSSPDMWTPIFKQNRTNVLEVLDEHIKQLQLLHKAIEKEDYDELYKLIKKSNKIKRIIK from the coding sequence ATGAACTTAGCAATTGTCGGAATCGGACTGATCGGAGGATCAGTAGCCATCCGATTGAAAGAAAAGGGAAACTTTTCTAAAATAATAGGAGTTGACAAGAGTGAATCTAATCAGAAAAAAGCTCTTCAGCTTCATCTGGTTGATGAAATCGCCTCTCTGGAAGAAGCTGTAAAAAACTGTAAGGTCATTATTCTGACAGCTCCGGTAAATGCAATTTTAGAACTTGCACCTAAAATACTGGATCTGGTCACAGATCAGGTCGTCATTGATATGGGCTCTACAAAGGAAAATATTCTCAAACTTATAGAGAACCACCCTAAAAGAGGACGTTATGTAGCCGCACACCCTATGGCAGGAACCGAATATTCAGGTCCTGAAGCTGCTATACCTGGTCTGTTTAAAGATAAAATGATGGTATATGTAGAAGCTTTCCGATCGGACGAGGATGCCTTTGAACTGGCGGATTCCATTACCGAGCAACTTGAAATGAAAACTTCCTACATGAATGCCAATGAGCATGATGTACATACGGCATATGTATCCCACATTTCTCATCTTACATCTTTTGCACTGGCACTCACGGTATTGGGGAAAGAAAAATCACAGGGTCGTATTTTTGAACTGGCCGGTTCGGGATTTGAATCTACGGTACGTCTGGCAAAAAGTTCACCAGATATGTGGACTCCGATATTCAAACAAAACAGGACAAATGTACTGGAAGTGCTGGATGAGCATATCAAACAGCTGCAACTCCTGCATAAGGCGATTGAAAAAGAAGATTATGATGAGCTGTATAAGCTGATTAAAAAATCGAATAAGATCAAAAGGATTATTAAATAA
- a CDS encoding pyridoxal phosphate-dependent aminotransferase: MQINVAKRLQQTEEYYFSKKLREIDELNKSGARVINLGIGSPDLPPHPEVIQTLHEQASLPNTHGYQNYKGSPVLRKAIADWYERYYRVSLNPEKEVLPLIGSKEGIVHICMTYLQEGDEVLIPNPGYPAYAAAVRLSGATAIPYTMTEENDWLPNLKELEQTDLSKVKIMWINYPHMPTGSKATASFFEAVIAFGKKHNILICHDNPYSFILNDHPQSILETEGAKDVAIELNSLSKSSNMAGWRIGMLCAAEERINEILRFKSNMDSGMFLPLQLAAAKALSLDSTWYTELNASYQKRKDKALELLNLLNCSYREDQVGLFIWARVPEKYASGYELSDEVLNKARVFITPGGIFGDAGNAYIRVSLCATEAVFEEAIARIRG, encoded by the coding sequence ATGCAAATTAACGTTGCCAAAAGGTTGCAACAGACCGAAGAGTACTACTTCTCTAAAAAATTGAGAGAGATTGACGAGCTCAACAAAAGCGGAGCCCGCGTGATCAATTTGGGAATTGGAAGCCCCGATTTGCCTCCACATCCAGAAGTTATTCAAACCCTTCATGAGCAAGCCAGCTTGCCCAATACCCATGGTTATCAAAATTATAAAGGTAGCCCGGTATTACGCAAAGCTATTGCTGACTGGTATGAACGATATTATCGCGTATCTCTTAATCCTGAAAAAGAGGTTTTACCTTTGATCGGTTCCAAAGAAGGTATCGTCCATATTTGTATGACGTACCTGCAGGAAGGCGATGAAGTGCTTATACCTAATCCGGGATACCCGGCCTATGCTGCTGCTGTACGTCTCAGTGGTGCAACAGCTATTCCTTACACCATGACAGAGGAAAATGACTGGCTGCCCAACCTGAAAGAACTGGAGCAAACGGATCTTTCTAAAGTAAAGATTATGTGGATCAACTATCCGCATATGCCGACCGGATCGAAAGCTACTGCTTCTTTTTTTGAAGCTGTGATCGCATTTGGTAAAAAACATAATATACTGATCTGTCACGACAATCCGTATAGTTTTATTCTGAATGATCATCCGCAAAGTATTCTGGAGACAGAAGGCGCGAAAGATGTAGCAATAGAACTTAATTCCCTAAGTAAATCGTCCAATATGGCCGGTTGGAGAATAGGTATGCTATGTGCTGCAGAAGAACGTATCAATGAGATTCTGCGATTCAAAAGTAATATGGATTCAGGTATGTTTTTACCTCTTCAGCTTGCTGCTGCTAAAGCCCTTAGTCTGGATAGCACATGGTACACGGAGCTGAATGCTTCCTATCAGAAAAGAAAAGATAAAGCACTGGAATTGTTGAACCTGCTTAATTGCAGTTATCGCGAAGACCAGGTAGGTCTGTTTATATGGGCCAGAGTGCCGGAAAAGTATGCCAGCGGATATGAACTAAGCGATGAAGTCTTAAATAAGGCCCGTGTCTTTATCACTCCCGGAGGAATTTTCGGAGATGCCGGCAATGCTTATATACGGGTCAGCTTATGTGCTACAGAAGCTGTATTTGAAGAAGCCATAGCACGCATCAGGGGATAG
- a CDS encoding Gfo/Idh/MocA family protein — protein MNTSGRREFIRTGSAVLGAMMIHQLLSATSVKGKRIGIIGLDTSHAVAFTKAINTNPAAYRDYHVVAAYPYGTRTIPSATDRIPKYIEEVKSHGVVIVNSIAELLKRVDAVLLETNDGRLHLEQATQVLKAGKPVFIDKPIAASYADAYRIMKLSGQYNTPMFSTSSLRYISGMEEVIAGQYGKVLAADVFTPATLERTHPDFFWYGIHGVEMLFAAMGTGCKSVSRVHTTDSDLIVGVWDGGRIGTVRGMRIGKNDFGGIIYCEQENVRLGEFRGYDPLLHKIVDFFDVQVPPVDHAQTLEICAFIEAADISKKNDGKAVKLSQIMAVSE, from the coding sequence ATGAATACATCGGGCAGAAGAGAGTTTATCCGCACTGGTAGTGCAGTTCTGGGGGCAATGATGATACATCAGCTGCTATCCGCAACATCTGTAAAAGGTAAGCGAATCGGAATCATAGGTCTGGATACTTCCCATGCCGTTGCCTTTACCAAAGCGATCAATACAAATCCTGCTGCGTACAGAGATTATCATGTTGTAGCGGCATATCCGTATGGAACAAGAACTATTCCTTCTGCAACAGACCGCATACCTAAGTATATAGAAGAAGTAAAAAGTCATGGGGTAGTCATTGTAAATTCAATAGCAGAATTGTTGAAGAGGGTGGATGCTGTACTGCTGGAAACGAATGACGGACGCTTACATCTGGAGCAGGCTACTCAGGTTCTTAAAGCCGGCAAACCTGTGTTTATTGATAAACCAATCGCTGCTTCCTATGCAGATGCTTACAGGATTATGAAACTTTCCGGGCAGTATAATACACCGATGTTCTCCACATCTTCACTGCGGTATATCAGTGGAATGGAAGAAGTTATTGCTGGCCAATATGGAAAAGTATTAGCTGCTGATGTTTTTACACCTGCGACCCTCGAACGTACACATCCTGATTTTTTTTGGTATGGTATTCATGGTGTAGAGATGTTATTTGCTGCAATGGGAACAGGTTGTAAATCGGTTTCACGGGTACATACCACAGATTCGGATCTGATTGTAGGTGTATGGGATGGAGGACGCATAGGTACGGTGCGAGGCATGCGTATCGGAAAGAATGATTTTGGTGGCATAATTTATTGTGAACAGGAAAATGTGAGACTGGGAGAATTCAGAGGTTATGATCCGCTTCTGCATAAAATTGTTGACTTTTTTGACGTTCAGGTACCCCCTGTAGATCATGCACAGACATTAGAGATCTGTGCTTTTATTGAAGCTGCAGACATCAGCAAAAAGAATGACGGAAAGGCAGTGAAGCTATCACAAATAATGGCTGTATCTGAATAG
- a CDS encoding ABC transporter ATP-binding protein, whose translation MKTYFRLLSFAKPIEKYAIPYIICTLVTVIFSTLNLALLAPLLHTLFNTEGEVKAALVEPDGMFDILGYFNYYANWANQQYGPYEALKIVCIVIVISVLISNAFRYFSQRIMENLRIHTLLNLRKAVFGNVMDLHLGYFSGQRKGDVISKIASDVQVVQFSVTGTLQVVFKEPLQLIAYLIMLFVISAKLTLFSMLVIPVSAFFISRIVKTLKAQAQEGQQSYANMITYLDEALSGVRIIKAFNATDFVKNRFNNENHRYANIMRRMVRRQQMGSPVSELLGVVMVAVILLYGGSLVLSGSGDLPAADFIAYIAIFSQIMRPAKAITDSFSNIHNGVAAGERVLELIDERSEVVDKADAVTVDNFNSDIRFEHVDFAYGEHKVLSDINLTIEKGKTIALVGPSGGGKSTLVDLIPRFMDVTGGKVLFDGQDLRDLNQESLRRLIGVVNQDSILFNDTIFNNIAFANESATQEQVEAAAKIANAHQFILNTEGGYQTNIGDRGAKLSGGQRQRLCIARAVLKNPPIMLLDEATSALDTESEKLVQEALYKLMENRTTVVIAHRLSTIQNADKIVVVEGGKIVEYGTHSELLIKQGLYKRLIDMQQFGE comes from the coding sequence ATGAAGACTTATTTTAGACTACTTTCATTTGCCAAACCCATTGAAAAATATGCGATCCCGTATATTATATGTACGTTGGTCACAGTCATATTCAGTACCCTTAATCTGGCTTTGTTAGCTCCTTTACTACACACGTTATTCAATACGGAAGGAGAAGTAAAGGCTGCTTTAGTTGAGCCGGATGGTATGTTTGATATTCTGGGCTATTTTAATTACTATGCCAATTGGGCTAATCAGCAATATGGTCCGTATGAAGCACTGAAGATCGTCTGTATCGTGATTGTAATCTCGGTATTGATCAGTAATGCTTTCCGTTATTTTTCTCAGCGAATCATGGAAAATTTACGAATTCATACATTGTTGAATCTTCGTAAAGCTGTATTTGGCAATGTTATGGATCTTCATCTGGGATATTTCAGCGGACAACGTAAAGGAGATGTAATTTCTAAGATAGCTTCAGATGTACAGGTGGTACAATTTTCGGTTACAGGTACGTTGCAGGTTGTATTTAAAGAACCTCTGCAATTGATCGCTTATCTGATTATGCTATTTGTGATATCGGCGAAGCTGACCTTATTTTCTATGCTGGTTATCCCTGTTTCTGCATTTTTCATTTCACGTATAGTAAAGACCTTAAAAGCACAGGCACAGGAGGGACAACAGTCCTATGCTAATATGATCACTTATCTGGATGAAGCATTGTCCGGTGTCCGTATTATCAAAGCCTTCAATGCCACAGATTTTGTAAAGAACAGGTTTAATAACGAAAACCACCGCTATGCCAATATTATGCGCCGTATGGTTCGCAGGCAGCAGATGGGATCTCCTGTATCTGAACTGTTGGGGGTAGTTATGGTCGCTGTCATTCTGTTGTATGGCGGGAGTCTGGTGCTAAGTGGAAGCGGCGATCTTCCGGCTGCAGATTTTATAGCCTACATTGCTATTTTCTCTCAGATAATGCGTCCTGCAAAAGCGATTACCGATTCATTCAGTAATATCCATAACGGAGTCGCAGCTGGTGAACGTGTATTGGAGCTGATCGATGAAAGAAGTGAAGTTGTGGATAAAGCAGATGCTGTTACCGTTGATAATTTCAATTCAGATATCCGTTTTGAGCATGTGGATTTTGCTTATGGTGAACACAAGGTGCTGTCGGATATCAATCTTACAATTGAAAAAGGGAAAACAATTGCGTTAGTCGGTCCATCCGGTGGTGGTAAATCCACATTAGTCGATCTGATACCGCGCTTTATGGACGTGACTGGTGGAAAAGTATTGTTTGATGGTCAAGATCTGCGGGATCTCAATCAGGAATCCCTGCGCAGATTAATAGGCGTGGTGAATCAGGATTCCATATTGTTTAATGATACCATTTTTAATAATATAGCTTTTGCCAACGAGTCTGCTACACAGGAACAGGTTGAGGCTGCTGCAAAAATTGCAAATGCCCACCAGTTTATCCTGAATACAGAAGGGGGTTATCAGACCAATATCGGTGACCGTGGTGCCAAATTATCCGGAGGTCAGCGTCAACGCCTTTGTATCGCAAGAGCTGTACTGAAAAATCCGCCGATTATGTTGCTGGATGAAGCGACTTCAGCATTGGATACAGAATCCGAAAAACTGGTGCAGGAAGCGTTGTATAAACTAATGGAAAACAGAACAACTGTGGTTATTGCGCACCGGTTGAGTACCATTCAGAATGCGGATAAGATTGTCGTTGTGGAAGGCGGTAAGATTGTAGAGTATGGTACACATTCTGAACTGCTGATCAAACAGGGACTATACAAACGCCTTATTGATATGCAACAGTTTGGTGAATAG